AGTCTCTGGTCGGTCAGACATTATCGATTTCGAGCAAGTAGTAAACCTGGATTTAACCTACATGAAAAACTGGTCTCTCTGGTTAGACTTGCAGATTTTGTTGCAAACGATCGCGGTGATTGTTGGCAAAAAAGGGGCTTATTAACGCAGGATCTGGCTTGACTACTCCCGCCTATAAATGAGGCGGGATTCTAAAAGAATGGTCTAAAAGGAGGAACCTGGTTGGTTGAGAAACTCTATCTCCTCAGGGGTTGAGGCTCGACCGAGAATTTGATTGCGATGGGGAAAGCGTCCGAAGCGATCAATTACTGATTTGTGGCGAATAGCGTAGTCGAGAGCTGAGGCACTGTCTGGATCGTTACCTAGACTCGCAAACAACTCGACACATTGCTCTTGATGCGCGAGGTTTTCACTATGTTCAAACGGCAAGTAGATAAACCAGCGCTGGACTGGTAACAGTTCTTTGTCAAAACCTTTGCTAACAGCATGTTGAGCTACAGATAATGCTTGCGGGTCTGTAGCGAAGGCTTTGGTAGTACCGCGAAACATGTTGCGTGGGAACTGATCCAGCAGTAAAATTAGGGCTAAACAGCTGCGGGATGACCTCTTCCAGTAGTCTAGCTGACCTGCTACCGCTTGTTCGTAGTCGCTCAGGAAGAGAGTTTCCACTTCCCGATCAAACTCCCTTGTTTTGGTAAACCAGAAGGAGCGCTGTTTCCCATAGTTGGCTTCATCAGGCTGACCAAACCAAAAGTTCAGAATTTCGTCTACTCTTGACATTTCACTCTGACCTCTGACCCCTGACCCCTATCAGTAGCGCAGTGCCAGACTAGAGCGCAGAGTTAAATCTAAATCGGTGTCGGGGTTAATAACGACGACATCAGCTTTGTTGCGCCCTAGTACTGCCCCACCTGCGGCACCCACTCCCGTACCAATTAAGACTTCTCCAGCGGAGATCCGGCGATTGCCTGTTAATCCTCCGAGTGCTGCTGCTGCTGCTGCACCAACTGCTGCACCTTTCAAGATAGATCCGGTGTTGGTTCCCCGACTAACTTGGGTAGTGTTAATTACCCTAGAAGTAGCATTGATCGGTTGCTGTCTACCCTGATAGGTCACTAGTTCTCTGGCAACGAATTGGGAACCACCCCTAGCGGGTTGCAGTTCACCAACAACCAGACTTCCGGCAGGAATTAGTACGTTACCACTACGGTTAGTGATGTTAGCTGCCACCTTTAGAGTTAAGGGCATTGTTTCGTCGGGACTGACAACGATTTTTTCTGCCTCCTCGTACCGTACTGGGATGGAAGTCCCACTGCGGATGGTGACTTGACTTGAGCGTGGGGCTGGACTAGATTGTTGGGGAAAAAGTTGAGCCGAAGCAGAGACAGGCATGAACATGGGTGCAGTTACACCCGCTGACATTGCTAATGCCATGAGTGCAGCTGTTCCTGATTTACAGGGATTGAAATTAGACATAGGTGGCATTCTCCACTAAAGAGTGTGTTACAGCTTAGGTATGGAGACTTTAGAGGTAAAGAAAGGTTCCTAAGCCTTGATACTCTGGCTGTTTCATTTAAACGATATCCTTGCGCTTCTGTATTGGCAAAAGCATGCCAAACACCGCAGCCATGATTAGCCCCAGGATTCCCCAATCTTTAACTACATCAACTTTAAACATAGCTCCGTAATCTTGATGAAATTTGCGGATTACGCCTTCTGCTTCACCAATAGCACTTTCACGTTTCTGCTTCCAGTCGCTATATTTGGTTTTCCAGTCACCTTGAATTTCGTTTCTGTATTGGTTGACCTTATCTTCATAAGCCTTAAGATCCTTTTCCCACTGCTCGAACTTATCCCGATAACATCGACTAGACGTTGGACATTTTCCTGTCGGTTCAGGCTTAGCGGGTCGGGTTCCAGGGTCTGTCGGCTGTTTGGGTTCTTGTGCATCTACAGCTTCTGTGTATTTAGCTTTAATGCCAGGGAACTGACATTGCTTAAACACATTCGGTCCCAAGCAGCTACAGCGCTTTGTCTTCTCTGCCTCAGTCAGTTTATTCCGTTCCTGCTGTGATAGTCTTGCAAAGCACTCATCCTCAGCCACATCTTTACCCACAGCCGTAATCGTCACCATCGGCTCAAAAGCCCATTTACTTGGAGTTACCTGGCTAATAATCTTGCCTGGCACCCCTAGGGCATTTATTGGCAACATCCCACCGCCAAATGTAATTTGGGGAATCAAGATGAGGATGATGAGTAACGGTGCTACGTTTTGATTTGGTGAGACTGCCGAGACCAAAAGACCCATCATCATGCCAGCTAGGGTGGCTAGAAATAGCGTGATGTAAAGTGCGATCGCAGCTTCCATCCCACCTGGCATATTGACTGCCAGCTGTTTAAACAATACGAAAACAGCAGCTTGATATAAAGACACCAATACGCCGAGCCAGATCTTTGACAGAATGTATGGAGCAATTTGTAGGCTTACCATCCGCTCCCGGCGATAGATTTCCATCTCTTTGACAATTTCACGCATGGAGGAAAGACTGCCAACCATAATTGCAATGATCGCTGCCACAAACAGCATCATCAAAGCCTGTTGGGCATCGCCGTTCTCGGTATCAAACACGTTGCGCGGCCAAAGAAAAAAGTCTAGCAGTCCCAGAATTGGTGCGATCGCCAGCATTAAGGTAAGGCTAGCTCGATCCCGCAGGAGGATAGTGAGGTTCCGCTGAGACAAAATCTGGAGTTGTCGCCAAAAAGAAACGTGCTTGACTTCAGCCCCTGGCAACTGCTGCTGTCGCTGCTGACGTCGCTCTTCGACCCTTGGCTTTTCTGAGTTACGCAGGCGCTCAACGATATACCGTTGATATTGGCGCGAACGTTTGTAGCGAGCCTCCCATTCTTCTGGAGTCAGTTCGCTTTCGACTTTCGGGTAAATCTCATCAAAATCCTTAACTTTGAAGTATTGGAGTGCCTCATTTGGTGAACCCAAGAAGGCAATATAACCACCTCTAGCTAAGAAGATGACTAGATCGCACGTCATCACGTTCTTAGTAGCGTGAGTAATTAGCAAGATGGTACGACCTTGGTCAGCTAGTTTACGCAGCAACTTCATCATCTGGGCTTCAGTCCCAGGGTCAAGACCGGAGGTTGCTTCGTCCAGGAAAAATAAGCTGGGTTTGGTGAGCAGTTCCACTCCCATAGACACGCGCTTGCGTTGGCCACCACTAAGCCTTTTAATGGGCACATCTCGACGATGGCTCATATCTAGGTCTGCAAGTACTTCCTCGACACGTTGCTGTCGCTCTGCGGGTGCAGTGTCGGCAGGCATCCGCAACTGAGCGGCATAATTAAGTGCCTGTCCAACCGTCAGCTCTAGGTGGATAATGTCATCCTGTGGAACGTAACCAATTTCAGTCCGATAAGCATTAAAATTCTTGTAGAGATCTGTACCATTCACCAGCACTGTCCCATACGTTGCTGGACGAAAGCCGTTAAGTGCATCCAGTAGGGTAGACTTCCCTGCTCCACTTACGCCGACAACTGCGACAAACTCACGCGGTAGGATTGAGAGTGAGATGTCTTGCAGCAGGGTCATGCCCTTGCCAACATCCTTTTTTAGATTTAACGCATCAAGTCGCAGGTTACCTTCTTCATCATGGCGCTCAAGCGTTTCATCAAAGTTGAAGACCAGACGGCACGGTCCAATCCGGATCGAATCGCCCGGTCTAAGACCGCGCTTGCCAGTGACTCGCTTGCCGTTGACAAAGGTGCCATTGCTTGAGTTCAAATCGACGATGACGAATGACCCGTCTTGCCGACTGATCTGGGCATGGAAACGCGATACTGTAGGATGGTCGATCGCAGTGTCATTCTGCGGATCGCGACCAAGGCTCAAGGTGTTACGACCACCTAGGTTCAGTTGCTGTTTTAGTGCTGCTATTTCCGGCAGCGCTACGTCATGGTAGGTAAGAGTTACAGCGGTGCCAATATACAATACATCGCCATCCGCTAAAAGCTGCTGGCTGATGCGACGACCTTGATAAATCAGTCCATTCCTGCTATTTAGGTCAATAATTTCATAGCTACCATCGCGGTGCTTCAGCTGTGCATGTCTTGCCGAAATCTCAGGCAGATTAATAGCAATGTCGCTGTTGGGGTCACGACCCAAGACAAGTAAATCCTTTTCTAATGGGAAATCTTGGCTTCCCTGAGCTGTAGAGACACGCAGTACGGGTTTACTACGTTCAGCCAGTACAGAGGTAACTGGCAAAGATAAAGATTCTTCATTAACAACTGTCTTTTCTAGCTGTGGGGAATTTGTAGCGATCTCTTCCGTACTAAATTGCAATTTGGAAGTCCCAATCTGGATAACGTCACTGTTAGCTAAGAGCCAGGGCTTACCAGGTGGTAACTTAGCGTTATTCACGCGTGTCCCATCTGTACTGCCCAAGTCGGTAATAAAGTATCGGTTATCATCCCACGCTATCCGGGCATGATGGCGTGAAACAGTCTCTTCACTAAGGATGAGGTGATTATCAGGGGCGCGACCAATTGCAACTACATCACAGTTAAGTAAAAACTCTTGGCGATTACTAATACCTCCACTAATTTGGAGCCGTGCAACAGGTACAGTCATGATTATTTTGCTCTTGTTTCGGGAGCTATCTGCACCTCAATATAATT
This window of the Chroococcidiopsis sp. CCMEE 29 genome carries:
- a CDS encoding DUF924 family protein; the encoded protein is MSRVDEILNFWFGQPDEANYGKQRSFWFTKTREFDREVETLFLSDYEQAVAGQLDYWKRSSRSCLALILLLDQFPRNMFRGTTKAFATDPQALSVAQHAVSKGFDKELLPVQRWFIYLPFEHSENLAHQEQCVELFASLGNDPDSASALDYAIRHKSVIDRFGRFPHRNQILGRASTPEEIEFLNQPGSSF
- a CDS encoding ABC transporter ATP-binding protein/permease, with protein sequence MTVPVARLQISGGISNRQEFLLNCDVVAIGRAPDNHLILSEETVSRHHARIAWDDNRYFITDLGSTDGTRVNNAKLPPGKPWLLANSDVIQIGTSKLQFSTEEIATNSPQLEKTVVNEESLSLPVTSVLAERSKPVLRVSTAQGSQDFPLEKDLLVLGRDPNSDIAINLPEISARHAQLKHRDGSYEIIDLNSRNGLIYQGRRISQQLLADGDVLYIGTAVTLTYHDVALPEIAALKQQLNLGGRNTLSLGRDPQNDTAIDHPTVSRFHAQISRQDGSFVIVDLNSSNGTFVNGKRVTGKRGLRPGDSIRIGPCRLVFNFDETLERHDEEGNLRLDALNLKKDVGKGMTLLQDISLSILPREFVAVVGVSGAGKSTLLDALNGFRPATYGTVLVNGTDLYKNFNAYRTEIGYVPQDDIIHLELTVGQALNYAAQLRMPADTAPAERQQRVEEVLADLDMSHRRDVPIKRLSGGQRKRVSMGVELLTKPSLFFLDEATSGLDPGTEAQMMKLLRKLADQGRTILLITHATKNVMTCDLVIFLARGGYIAFLGSPNEALQYFKVKDFDEIYPKVESELTPEEWEARYKRSRQYQRYIVERLRNSEKPRVEERRQQRQQQLPGAEVKHVSFWRQLQILSQRNLTILLRDRASLTLMLAIAPILGLLDFFLWPRNVFDTENGDAQQALMMLFVAAIIAIMVGSLSSMREIVKEMEIYRRERMVSLQIAPYILSKIWLGVLVSLYQAAVFVLFKQLAVNMPGGMEAAIALYITLFLATLAGMMMGLLVSAVSPNQNVAPLLIILILIPQITFGGGMLPINALGVPGKIISQVTPSKWAFEPMVTITAVGKDVAEDECFARLSQQERNKLTEAEKTKRCSCLGPNVFKQCQFPGIKAKYTEAVDAQEPKQPTDPGTRPAKPEPTGKCPTSSRCYRDKFEQWEKDLKAYEDKVNQYRNEIQGDWKTKYSDWKQKRESAIGEAEGVIRKFHQDYGAMFKVDVVKDWGILGLIMAAVFGMLLPIQKRKDIV